Proteins from a genomic interval of Niabella soli DSM 19437:
- a CDS encoding isoaspartyl peptidase/L-asparaginase family protein — MPRLGLAFFILIHCFCIKSSAQQLTDQQLKHQGQYVMVIHGGAGTILRSSMTPEKEKAYRTALEAALKAGYQKINAGSSSLDAVQAAITMLEDNPLFNAGKGAVFTHDGKNELDAAIMDGKSLKAGAVAGVTVIKNPIMAARAVMERSEHVMLIGKGAEQFAKECGLTIVDPKYFYTEDRWKGLQKAIEEEAEKNKRGNGYNPPGTGYPDYKFGTVGAVALDKDGNLAAGTSTGGMTNKKFGRVGDSPIIGAGTYANNKTAAVSGTGWGEFFIRNVVAYDLSALMEYKGLTVRDAGEQVIKKVGAMGGDGGLIALDQKGNAAMPFNTAGMYRGTITKDGTIEIYIYNE; from the coding sequence ATCCACTGCTTTTGTATCAAAAGCAGCGCCCAGCAGCTCACTGATCAACAATTGAAGCACCAGGGGCAATATGTAATGGTGATCCATGGCGGGGCAGGCACCATTTTGCGATCCAGCATGACGCCTGAAAAAGAAAAAGCCTATCGTACTGCTTTGGAAGCAGCACTGAAAGCGGGATATCAGAAGATCAACGCCGGAAGCTCCAGCCTCGATGCGGTTCAGGCGGCAATTACGATGCTGGAAGACAACCCGTTGTTTAATGCAGGTAAAGGTGCCGTATTTACGCACGACGGGAAAAATGAACTGGATGCCGCCATCATGGATGGGAAAAGCCTGAAGGCAGGAGCGGTTGCCGGCGTTACAGTTATAAAGAACCCGATCATGGCCGCAAGAGCGGTGATGGAACGGTCGGAGCATGTAATGCTGATCGGGAAAGGCGCGGAGCAATTTGCAAAAGAATGTGGGCTCACCATCGTTGACCCGAAATACTTTTACACTGAAGACCGCTGGAAAGGCCTGCAAAAAGCCATTGAGGAAGAAGCTGAAAAAAATAAACGGGGAAATGGCTATAATCCTCCCGGAACGGGTTACCCCGATTATAAATTTGGAACGGTGGGCGCTGTAGCGCTGGACAAAGACGGTAACCTGGCCGCGGGCACCTCCACCGGGGGCATGACCAACAAGAAATTTGGCCGGGTGGGGGACTCGCCTATTATCGGGGCGGGTACTTATGCAAATAACAAAACGGCAGCAGTGTCCGGCACCGGCTGGGGCGAGTTTTTTATAAGAAATGTGGTGGCGTACGATCTGTCGGCGTTGATGGAATATAAAGGACTTACGGTGCGTGATGCGGGGGAGCAGGTCATAAAAAAAGTAGGAGCGATGGGTGGCGACGGCGGATTGATCGCCCTTGATCAAAAGGGCAACGCCGCCATGCCTTTTAATACGGCGGGAATGTACCGGGGAACCATAACAAAAGACGGGACCATTGAGATTTATATTTATAATGAATAA
- the clpB gene encoding ATP-dependent chaperone ClpB gives MNLGNFTIKAAEAFQQAQQLAFNAKNPNIEVEHILKALLDQEDSPVDFLLKKNNVTVNLVHTKLDELLSKLPTTNGEPAQQISRDANNVVLRAGADLKQFNDEFVTPEHLLLAIVQGNDAVARLLKDAGLTEKGLVTTIKELRQGGTVSSQTQSQEFNALNKYAKNLNELARQGKLDPVIGRDEEIRRTLHILSRRTKNNPILVGEPGVGKTAIVEGLAHRIINGDVPENLKSKIIYALDMGLLIAGAKYKGEFEERLKGVVKEVGGSDGEIILFIDEIHTLIGAGGGEGAMDAANILKPALARGELRAVGATTLNEYQKYFEKDKALERRFQRVMVDEPSVEDAISILRGLKDKYETHHHVRIKDEAIIAAVELSHRYITDRYLPDKAIDLVDESAAKLRLEMNSMPEELDRLNRHIRQLEIEREAIKRENDKDKLKQLNTDIANLSVERDTLKAKWQEEKELVEKIQTGKATIEDLKVEAEKAERNGDYGKVAEIRYGKIKEEEAKISQLSQELDDTKQSRLVKEEVDAEDIAESVSKATGIPVNKMLESEREKLLHLEEHLHQRVVGQEEAITAVADAIRRSRAGLSDPRKPIGSFIFLGTTGVGKTELAKALAEYLFDDESMMTRIDMSEYQEKHTVSRLVGAPPGYVGYDEGGQLTEAVRRKPYSVVLLDEIEKANPDVWNVLLQVLDDGRLTDNKGRVVNFKNTIIIMTSNIGSHIIQNAFENVTEKNVEEATEKAKVEVMSLLRETIRPEFLNRVDEIIMFHPLLKKNIKEIVKIQLDGLKKLVAENGIQLEFSDYALEYLVDQGYDPQFGARPLKRLIQKEIVNQLSRRILQGDLDRSKPVLVDVFDNNVVFRNDTKAA, from the coding sequence ATGAATCTAGGAAATTTTACAATTAAAGCAGCGGAGGCATTTCAACAGGCCCAGCAGTTGGCCTTTAATGCAAAGAATCCGAATATAGAAGTGGAACATATTTTAAAAGCATTATTAGACCAGGAAGACTCCCCGGTGGATTTCCTGCTGAAGAAAAATAATGTTACTGTAAATCTGGTTCACACAAAACTGGATGAACTGTTAAGCAAACTGCCCACAACCAATGGCGAACCGGCCCAGCAAATAAGCCGGGACGCCAATAACGTTGTTTTAAGAGCGGGTGCCGATCTGAAACAATTTAATGATGAGTTTGTGACTCCGGAGCATTTACTTCTGGCCATAGTTCAGGGAAATGATGCCGTTGCCCGGTTACTGAAAGATGCGGGACTTACAGAAAAAGGACTGGTAACCACCATCAAAGAACTGAGGCAAGGCGGCACGGTGTCTTCTCAAACACAGTCGCAGGAGTTTAATGCCCTGAACAAATATGCAAAGAACCTGAACGAGCTGGCGCGCCAGGGTAAACTGGACCCCGTTATCGGTCGTGATGAAGAGATACGGAGGACCTTACATATTTTAAGCCGCCGCACAAAAAATAATCCCATTTTGGTAGGAGAGCCGGGTGTGGGTAAAACGGCAATAGTGGAAGGGCTGGCACACCGGATCATCAATGGCGATGTGCCCGAAAATTTAAAGTCCAAGATCATTTACGCTTTGGATATGGGGCTGCTGATCGCAGGGGCCAAATACAAAGGAGAATTTGAAGAGCGTTTGAAGGGGGTGGTAAAGGAAGTAGGCGGAAGCGATGGAGAAATTATATTGTTCATCGATGAAATTCATACGTTGATTGGCGCCGGTGGTGGCGAGGGCGCTATGGATGCCGCTAATATATTGAAGCCCGCCCTGGCACGCGGTGAGTTAAGAGCTGTAGGGGCCACTACCTTAAATGAGTATCAGAAATATTTTGAGAAAGATAAGGCCCTGGAACGCCGCTTCCAGCGGGTAATGGTGGATGAGCCCTCGGTGGAAGACGCGATCTCCATTTTGCGGGGTTTGAAAGATAAATATGAAACCCACCACCATGTACGCATTAAAGATGAAGCGATCATTGCCGCAGTGGAATTGTCGCACCGGTATATAACCGACCGTTATCTTCCGGATAAAGCTATTGACCTGGTGGATGAAAGTGCCGCCAAGCTGCGGCTGGAAATGAATTCCATGCCCGAAGAGCTGGATCGCCTGAACCGGCATATCCGTCAGTTGGAGATCGAAAGAGAAGCAATTAAACGCGAGAACGATAAGGATAAATTAAAACAGTTGAATACCGATATAGCCAATTTATCGGTGGAGCGGGATACGCTGAAAGCCAAATGGCAGGAAGAAAAGGAGCTGGTGGAAAAAATTCAAACCGGAAAGGCGACTATCGAGGATCTTAAAGTAGAAGCAGAGAAGGCTGAGCGTAATGGCGATTATGGTAAGGTAGCGGAAATACGCTATGGGAAAATAAAAGAGGAAGAAGCGAAGATCAGCCAACTTTCGCAGGAGCTGGATGATACCAAGCAAAGCCGTTTGGTAAAAGAAGAAGTGGATGCAGAAGATATAGCCGAGAGCGTATCAAAAGCGACGGGGATCCCCGTAAATAAAATGCTGGAAAGCGAGCGCGAAAAATTGCTGCACCTGGAAGAGCATTTGCACCAGCGCGTGGTGGGCCAGGAAGAAGCGATTACCGCTGTTGCGGATGCTATCCGGCGCAGCCGGGCAGGCTTAAGCGATCCCCGGAAACCGATCGGGTCTTTTATTTTCCTGGGTACAACAGGTGTGGGTAAAACAGAGCTGGCAAAGGCCCTGGCCGAATATTTATTTGATGACGAAAGTATGATGACCCGCATCGACATGAGCGAATACCAGGAAAAACATACGGTCAGTCGTTTGGTGGGGGCGCCTCCGGGATATGTGGGCTATGATGAAGGCGGACAATTAACGGAAGCCGTGCGCAGAAAGCCTTACAGCGTGGTACTGCTGGATGAAATTGAAAAAGCAAATCCTGATGTATGGAACGTATTATTGCAGGTGCTGGACGACGGCCGGCTTACCGATAATAAAGGCCGGGTGGTGAACTTTAAGAATACCATCATCATCATGACCAGCAATATCGGCAGTCATATTATACAGAATGCTTTTGAAAATGTAACGGAGAAAAATGTAGAGGAAGCTACGGAAAAAGCAAAGGTAGAAGTGATGAGCCTGCTGCGCGAAACCATCCGGCCGGAATTTCTGAATCGTGTGGATGAGATCATTATGTTCCATCCGTTACTGAAGAAGAACATTAAAGAAATTGTAAAGATCCAACTGGATGGGTTGAAGAAGCTGGTGGCTGAAAATGGCATCCAACTGGAGTTCAGCGATTATGCGCTGGAATATTTGGTGGACCAGGGCTATGATCCGCAGTTTGGTGCCCGTCCTTTAAAAAGGCTGATCCAGAAGGAAATTGTAAACCAGTTAAGCCGCAGAATATTGCAGGGCGATCTGGATCGGTCTAAACCGGTATTGGTGGATGTATTTGATAATAACGTGGTGTTCAGGAATGATACCAAGGCGGCGTAA
- a CDS encoding DsbA family protein, with the protein MSVKKEIEEIIEPKDVFVGKKDAPVTLMEFGEYESEECAKANEIVKQVLENYEGSVKFNFRHFPQTRIHQRSLKAAESAIAAAQEGKFWEMHNVLFQNRRNLGTTSLKLHSKDAGVKNKNFLEELVNGTYGWQVQDDLKYGLDLGVKEVPTFFVNGAMIKGKTTYALLSSAIDEALKGAQKKGRYKNQSQAKSRF; encoded by the coding sequence ATGAGTGTCAAAAAGGAAATTGAAGAAATAATTGAACCAAAGGACGTTTTTGTGGGGAAGAAAGACGCCCCTGTTACATTAATGGAATTTGGGGAATATGAAAGTGAAGAGTGTGCCAAGGCGAACGAGATCGTTAAGCAGGTGCTCGAAAACTATGAAGGGTCCGTTAAATTCAATTTTCGTCATTTCCCCCAAACCCGGATCCATCAGCGAAGCTTAAAAGCTGCGGAGTCCGCCATAGCTGCGGCGCAGGAAGGTAAGTTTTGGGAAATGCATAATGTATTATTTCAGAACAGGAGAAATCTGGGCACCACGAGTCTTAAGCTCCACTCCAAAGATGCAGGTGTAAAAAACAAAAATTTTTTAGAAGAGCTGGTTAACGGAACTTACGGCTGGCAGGTGCAGGATGATTTAAAATATGGGTTGGATCTGGGGGTAAAGGAAGTGCCCACCTTTTTTGTAAACGGCGCAATGATAAAAGGAAAAACCACTTATGCGTTGCTGAGCAGTGCCATAGATGAAGCATTGAAAGGCGCCCAAAAAAAAGGCCGCTACAAAAACCAAAGCCAAGCCAAAAGCCGCTTCTAA